The proteins below are encoded in one region of Drosophila santomea strain STO CAGO 1482 chromosome 2R, Prin_Dsan_1.1, whole genome shotgun sequence:
- the LOC120444818 gene encoding zinc finger protein 2-like, translating to MENICRVCMGNHDDMVNIFDGTPRTHLRKLPGGCAQCIRYSAFPGRYSQIGHQFLCQVKVEAAEENSEYNEFWQVSNSASDKSNSSQKLDCRDNLIEEDLDLIEERTGQLFQHPQKIGAVEIHLLKDQISVCATDQTGAYFKGDEYSELSVGEYFHSNSNIRQANASSSDQSNCHIQQDNFGDEVTSVDEIEPPVGDVRDPCIPKTFLLHKDNEERPHNCSRCGKSFARYCSFKNHLRAHEEEDNDSPSEHKPHIGTFQKTKKLQDQKSVSLKHQDRVSSDRLKLTCTYCPKVCSYRGDLIKHIRVHTGERPYKCNHCPKAFKQSFDLRRHTETHGTTRRQFKCNLCASAFLGHSNLVAHMRNHEEIMPFKCHICPRVFKYCTSLKIHIRSHTGERPYSCSQCSKTYKQIIDLKRHKLNFHKEAQQNGQTEVNLRDFKEYECTHCNKRFVTKYTLEVHTRIHTGVKPYRCDICERTFKYASSLKVHTRSHTGERPFVCEYCPKAFAQQIDLCRHIRIHTGERPHKCGQCESTFMDHSGLKAHLLVHSEERPYKCSLCQKGFKVSAILSRHMRTHTGEKPYKCDHCSKAYADPRSLKMHVPIHSRK from the exons ATGGAGAATATATGTCGAGTTTGCATGGGAAACCACGATGACATGGTCAACATTTTCGACGGCACACCAAGA ACACATTTGCGCAAGTTGCCTGGAGGATGCGCACAATGCATTCGATATTCGGCATTCCCAGGTAGATATTCCCAGATAGGCCACCAATTCCTGTGCCAAGTAAAAGTGGAAGCCGCCGAGGAAAACTCGGAGTATAACGAATTTTGGCAGGTCTCGAACTCCGCGAGTGATAAATCAAATTCTAGTCAAAAGTTAGATTGCCGAGATAACCTAATTGAAGAAGATTTAGATTTAATTGAGGAAAGGACTGGACAACTATTCCAGCATCCCCAAAAGATCGGCGCAGTAGAAATTCACCTACTTAAGGATCAAATATCAGTCTGTGCAACTGATCAAACAGGTGCCTATTTTAAAGGCGATGAATATAGCGAATTATCTGTCGGTGAATATTTTCATTCCAATTCGAATATAAGACAGGCTAACGCTAGTTCATCCGACCAATCTAACTGCCACATTCAGCAGGACAACTTCGGAGATGAAGTTACATCAGTAGACGAAATCGAACCACCCGTTGGAGATGTTCGAGATCCTTGTATACCAAAGACTTTTTTGTTGCACAAAGACAACGAAGAGCGACCGCACAATTGTTCCCGATGTGGAAAATCCTTTGCGCGCTACTGTAGTTTTAAGAACCACCTCAGGGCTCACGAGGAAGAAGACAATGATTCTCCATCAGAGCATAAGCCACATATTGGTACTTTTCAAAAGACCAAAAAACTGCAAGATCAGAAAAGTGTTTCTTTAAAGCATCAGGACCGTGTTTCATCGGATAGGCTTAAGCTTACGTGCACATATTGCCCTAAAGTTTGTTCGTACCGAGGTGATCTTATAAAACACATACGTGTTCACACGGGGGAACGTCCGTATAAATGTAATCACTGTCCAAAGGCATTTAAGCAAAGCTTCGACCTAAGGCGGCACACTGAGACTCACGGCACCACGAGACGACAATTCAAGTGTAATCTATGTGCAAGTGCTTTCCTTGGTCACTCAAACCTTGTCGCCCACATGCGGAATCATGAGGAAATAATGCCGTTTAAATGTCACATATGCCCTAGAGTTTTCAAGTATTGCACATCCCTAAAGATACACATCCGTTCTCACACCGGCGAACGACCGTATTCATGTAGCCAATGTTCCAAAACGTATAAGCAAATAATCGATCTTAAACGACACAAATTAAACTTCCACAAGGAAGCTCAGCAGAACGGGCAGACTGAAGTGAATCTCCGGGATTTTAAAGAATACGAATGTACGCATTGCAATAAGAGGTTTGTGACTAAATATACTTTAGAGGTGCATACCAGGATACACACTGGCGTGAAGCCGTATAGGTGTGATATCTGCGAAAGGACCTTTAAATATGCCTCATCACTGAAAGTGCACACTAGAAGTCACACTGGCGAACGACCGTTTGTGTGCGAATATTGTCCAAAGGCTTTTGCTCAACAAATCGATTTATGTCGACACATCCGTATCCACACAGGAGAAAGACCGCATAAGTGTGGTCAGTGTGAGAGCACCTTTATGGACCACTCTGGCCTCAAAGCACACCTTCTTGTTCACTCGGAGGAAAGGCCCTATAAGTGCTCCCTATGCCAAAAGGGATTTAAGGTGTCGGCAATTCTTAGTCGGCACATGAGGACTCATACTGGCGAAAAACCCTATAAGTGCGACCATTGCTCGAAGGCCTACGCAGATCCCAGATCTCTTAAGATGCATGTCCCGATTCATTCGAGAAAATAA
- the LOC120447070 gene encoding zinc finger protein 415-like, with protein MEKICRVCLANHDELVNIFHGKTGLGLSIPEMIAKWSGYRVSKGDYLPEHICPSCLEDAQHACKFQKSLKTPKSEPPDLVEIDQSTEKVQEFEICVGDLYQTHCHSQRTKDAFGDHHYSASLVLPRNTWKFDDRDRSHCLSRETPNQDAQTVISTPVDKRNTRLGTREKTHKCCYCPKAFRVKYDLTKHIRTHTGERPFQCSHCQWSFKQKYHLRRHMLVHTAVGPYKCSTCERAFKSLNLLLTHNLIHYSEVLEN; from the coding sequence ATGGAAAAGATATGTCGAGTTTGCCTGGCGAACCACGACGAACTGGTCAATATATTCCATGGAAAGACTGGACTTGGACTTTCGATTCCGGAGATGATTGCCAAGTGGTCCGGCTATCGAGTTTCAAAAGGCGACTACCTTCCCGAACACATTTGTCCAAGTTGCCTGGAAGATGCGCAGCATGCATGCAAGTTTCAAAAGTCTTTAAAAACCCCAAAGAGCGAACCTCCTGATTTGGTTGAAATTGATCAATCCACTGAAAAGGTTCAAGAGTTCGAAATATGTGTAGGCGACTTATATCAAACCCATTGCCATAGTCAGCGAACTAAGGATGCTTTTGGGGATCATCATTATTCGGCTTCCCTAGTGCTTCCACGTAATACATGGAAATTCGATGATCGCGACCGTTCCCATTGTCTCTCCAGAGAAACACCTAACCAAGACGCACAAACTGTGATATCCACACCGGTGGACAAGCGAAACACCCGGCTGGGCACTCGAGAAAAAACACATAAGTGTTGTTACTGCCCAAAGGCCTTTAGGGTCAAATATGACCTTACAAAGCACATCCGGACTCATACGGGAGAGCGACCGTTTCAGTGTTCACACTGCCAGTGGTCCTTCAAACAAAAATACCATCTTAGACGACACATGCTCGTCCACACAGCAGTTGGACCATACAAGTGCTCAACATGCGAAAGGGCCTTTAAGAGCTTGAATCTTCTCCTAACTCACAATTTGATTCACTATTCGGAAgttttagaaaattaa